In Streptomyces sp. NBC_01381, a genomic segment contains:
- a CDS encoding multicopper oxidase family protein — protein sequence MRTQPPRTQALRAPSRRALLGAATAVAGSGILTACSGSGSGSGHGGHGSGEGGGSAPEGYVDPSGKEVDAAEKKRAGGAVREVKLMAMKAKLDLGGRSVRTWAYGDRLPGKEVRVTAGDTLALTLANHLPEPTSLHWHGLTLRNDMDGVPGLTQQAIKPGADFTYRFAVPHPGTYWFHPHSGTQQDRGLYAPLIVEDPKEPLKYDKEWVVALDDWVDGVDGSTPDAVLAELSKGMGGHDMGGDGEEKKEGGDTGGTDHSGHDMSNMSMRTNKSPKPSDPSGPSGPSRVMMGAKSDLLGGDAGDVAYPHYLINGRTPDAPSSFKARPGDRIRLRIINAGGDTAFRVALGGHEMTVTHTDGFPVEHAKTDALLLGMGERYDVLVTAGDGVFPLTAAAEGKKAAALAVLRTGGGSAPSASVRPKELKGRLLTADKLRAAESVALPSRKPDRTIRIRLTGGMAKYDWAFDKKPYDPDQRHPVRAGERVRLVFANSTSMWHPVHLHGHTFALANVAGGPRKDTAVILPNGTLTVDFEADNPGLWMIHCHNVYHSEAGMMTVLGYRR from the coding sequence ATGCGCACTCAACCCCCGCGCACTCAAGCCCTGCGCGCCCCCTCGCGCCGTGCCCTGCTCGGCGCCGCGACCGCCGTCGCCGGTTCGGGAATCCTGACGGCCTGCTCCGGTTCCGGTTCCGGCTCGGGCCACGGCGGGCACGGCAGCGGTGAGGGCGGCGGCTCCGCGCCCGAGGGTTATGTCGACCCGTCCGGCAAGGAAGTCGACGCCGCGGAGAAGAAGCGAGCCGGCGGCGCGGTCCGCGAGGTGAAGCTGATGGCCATGAAGGCCAAGCTCGACCTCGGCGGCCGCTCGGTCAGGACCTGGGCGTACGGCGACCGGCTGCCCGGCAAGGAAGTCCGCGTCACCGCGGGCGACACGCTCGCCCTCACGCTGGCCAACCATCTCCCGGAGCCCACGTCCCTGCACTGGCACGGCCTAACCCTGCGCAACGACATGGACGGCGTCCCCGGCCTCACCCAGCAGGCGATCAAGCCCGGCGCGGACTTCACCTACCGCTTCGCGGTGCCGCACCCGGGGACGTACTGGTTCCATCCCCACTCGGGCACCCAGCAGGACCGCGGTCTGTACGCACCACTGATCGTGGAGGACCCCAAGGAGCCCTTGAAGTACGACAAGGAGTGGGTCGTCGCCCTCGACGACTGGGTGGACGGCGTCGACGGCTCGACGCCGGACGCCGTCCTCGCGGAGCTCAGCAAGGGCATGGGCGGCCATGACATGGGCGGGGACGGCGAGGAGAAGAAGGAAGGGGGTGACACGGGCGGCACCGACCACAGCGGCCACGACATGTCGAACATGTCGATGCGCACGAACAAATCCCCCAAGCCCTCCGATCCCTCTGGCCCCTCCGGCCCCTCCCGCGTGATGATGGGCGCCAAGAGCGACCTGCTCGGCGGCGACGCGGGCGACGTGGCCTACCCGCACTACCTGATCAACGGCCGTACGCCGGACGCGCCTTCGTCGTTCAAGGCCCGTCCCGGCGACCGCATCCGCCTGCGCATCATCAACGCGGGCGGCGACACGGCCTTCCGGGTGGCGCTCGGCGGCCACGAGATGACGGTGACGCACACGGACGGCTTCCCCGTGGAGCACGCGAAGACGGACGCGCTGCTGCTCGGCATGGGCGAGCGCTATGACGTGCTCGTCACCGCGGGGGACGGCGTGTTCCCGCTGACCGCGGCGGCCGAGGGCAAGAAGGCGGCGGCGCTCGCGGTCCTGCGCACGGGCGGCGGCTCGGCGCCCTCCGCCTCGGTCCGCCCCAAGGAGCTCAAGGGCCGCCTCCTGACGGCGGACAAGCTGCGGGCGGCGGAGTCGGTCGCGCTCCCGTCCCGCAAGCCGGACCGCACGATCAGGATCCGGCTGACGGGAGGGATGGCCAAGTACGACTGGGCGTTCGACAAAAAGCCCTACGACCCCGACCAGCGCCACCCCGTCCGCGCGGGCGAGCGCGTCCGGCTCGTCTTCGCCAACTCCACGTCGATGTGGCACCCGGTCCATCTGCACGGCCACACCTTCGCCCTGGCGAACGTGGCGGGCGGCCCCCGCAAGGACACCGCGGTGATCCTGCCGAACGGCACGCTGACGGTGGACTTCGAAGCCGACAACCCGGGCCTGTGGATGATCCACTGCCACAACGTGTACCACTCGGAGGCCGGGATGATGACGGTCCTCGGCTACCGCCGCTGA
- a CDS encoding DUF998 domain-containing protein, protein MITGKPLRTRSAEPGTEGPRSTAPVALPLALGAIAYSAWLLEIPLDTGLSPVSSYVSELAAQDQPYGTLLRTTDLVAGVLILAGAVCALLRLPRGRLAVLGWAGLALFGAATAVDSRLPLSCTPTADAECAAREGAGLVPWTHAAHVGSSGVAVAGALAGMVLLTIASRRYGSPPSLAGPLGIVLVLLELAATAWTLAALAAFDAGHGTWALGLGQRLQVLLIALWLGLLARAVVRCGRGRVLS, encoded by the coding sequence ATGATTACGGGCAAGCCGCTGCGGACCCGGTCGGCGGAGCCCGGCACCGAAGGACCCAGGAGTACCGCTCCCGTCGCGCTCCCGCTGGCACTCGGCGCGATCGCCTACAGCGCGTGGCTGCTCGAAATCCCCCTCGACACGGGGCTCTCGCCGGTCAGTTCGTACGTGAGTGAACTCGCCGCCCAGGACCAGCCCTACGGGACGCTGCTGCGGACGACCGACCTGGTCGCCGGGGTGCTGATCCTCGCCGGAGCGGTCTGTGCGCTGCTGCGGCTGCCGCGCGGGCGGCTCGCCGTCCTCGGGTGGGCGGGGCTCGCGCTCTTCGGGGCGGCCACCGCCGTCGACTCGCGGCTGCCGCTGAGCTGTACGCCGACCGCCGACGCGGAGTGCGCGGCCAGGGAGGGGGCGGGGCTCGTGCCCTGGACGCATGCCGCGCACGTGGGCAGCAGCGGGGTCGCCGTGGCGGGGGCGCTGGCGGGGATGGTCCTGCTGACGATCGCCTCGCGCCGGTACGGGAGCCCGCCGTCCCTGGCGGGCCCGCTCGGCATCGTCCTGGTCCTTCTCGAACTGGCGGCCACCGCCTGGACGTTGGCCGCCCTCGCCGCGTTCGACGCGGGGCACGGGACGTGGGCGCTGGGGCTCGGTCAGCGGCTTCAGGTGCTGCTGATCGCGCTGTGGCTGGGGCTGCTCGCCCGGGCGGTGGTGCGGTGCGGGCGCGGGCGCGTGCTCTCGTGA
- a CDS encoding alpha/beta fold hydrolase: protein MRHHVEVAGRGPVCVLSAGLGLVSADWDVVAELLSPWRTVVRFDRPGLGLSGHARVPPSLAGEAGRIAGLLDALEFSGPVTVVGHSLAGFHGEAFARLYPARTEGLVLVDSSIEERLGHVRVPRVARVGGARVGGAVLRGVGVSRPVGPVGVRRFLVQGALLEYATYGDVARELAALRGEFPLPEGVPVTVLAAYSRGSVRWLYRQRGLAATLGATFRVAEPSGHLVMRDSPADVAEAVLAVRPA from the coding sequence GTGCGGCATCACGTGGAGGTGGCCGGGCGGGGGCCGGTGTGCGTGCTGAGCGCGGGGCTCGGCCTGGTCTCGGCCGACTGGGACGTGGTGGCGGAGCTGCTGTCCCCGTGGCGGACCGTCGTCCGCTTCGACCGGCCGGGGCTCGGGCTCAGCGGGCACGCGCGCGTGCCGCCTTCCCTGGCGGGTGAGGCGGGGCGGATCGCCGGGCTTCTGGACGCGCTGGAGTTCTCGGGGCCGGTCACGGTGGTCGGGCACTCGCTCGCCGGGTTCCACGGCGAGGCGTTCGCGCGGCTGTATCCGGCGCGTACGGAGGGGCTTGTCCTTGTCGACTCCAGCATCGAGGAGCGGCTGGGGCATGTGCGGGTTCCTCGTGTGGCGCGGGTGGGGGGTGCGCGGGTCGGCGGGGCCGTGCTGAGGGGGGTGGGGGTGTCCCGGCCGGTGGGGCCGGTGGGGGTGCGGAGGTTCTTGGTGCAGGGGGCGCTTCTGGAGTACGCGACGTATGGCGACGTCGCTCGCGAACTGGCCGCACTACGGGGGGAGTTCCCCCTCCCGGAGGGGGTGCCGGTGACGGTGCTCGCCGCGTACTCCCGGGGTTCGGTGCGGTGGCTCTACCGGCAGCGAGGCCTGGCGGCGACCCTCGGCGCGACGTTCCGCGTCGCGGAGCCGTCGGGCCACCTGGTGATGCGGGACAGCCCGGCGGACGTGGCGGAGGCGGTACTGGCGGTGCGCCCCGCTTAG
- a CDS encoding LacI family DNA-binding transcriptional regulator, with product MGERVTIRDVAARAGVSVATVSRVLAGNYPTSTASRAKVLRAVKDLDYVANAHARALAGAGRKTVAVLTFDVVSSFFAHVAQGVEMEAAQRDRLTLVASTGNDPARELALVQMMREQAAEAVILVGGVIEDDEYRERMARYAEALAAAGSRLVLCGRPAPAPDVPALVVEYDNEAGAYAITSHLLGAGHRKIALIGYQPGHTTGEDRVAGYLRALSDHGVPREEAILHGIGFGQHNGYEAIRDLLDKADGRPEFTAVFAGDDGVAAATVVALRERGLRVPDDISVVGYNDDPVAADITPGLTTVHIPAEEMGRTAVRLALSGSPRAGQERHLLGTHIVIRESVRGLRLG from the coding sequence GTGGGTGAGCGGGTCACCATCCGTGACGTGGCGGCACGCGCCGGCGTCTCCGTCGCGACCGTCTCGCGGGTGCTCGCGGGCAACTATCCGACGTCCACGGCGTCGCGTGCCAAGGTCCTGCGGGCCGTCAAGGACCTCGACTACGTCGCCAACGCGCACGCGCGCGCGTTGGCAGGCGCGGGCCGCAAGACGGTCGCGGTGCTCACCTTCGACGTGGTGAGCTCCTTCTTCGCGCATGTCGCGCAGGGCGTGGAGATGGAGGCCGCCCAGCGCGACAGACTCACCCTGGTCGCATCGACGGGCAACGATCCGGCCCGTGAACTGGCCCTGGTCCAGATGATGCGCGAGCAGGCCGCGGAGGCGGTGATCCTGGTGGGCGGGGTCATCGAGGACGACGAGTACCGCGAGCGGATGGCGCGGTACGCGGAGGCGCTTGCGGCGGCCGGCTCGCGGCTCGTCCTGTGCGGTCGTCCGGCGCCGGCGCCGGACGTTCCCGCGCTGGTCGTCGAGTACGACAACGAGGCGGGCGCGTACGCGATCACGAGCCATCTGCTCGGGGCGGGCCACCGCAAGATCGCCCTGATCGGCTACCAGCCGGGCCACACCACGGGCGAGGACCGGGTCGCCGGCTACCTTCGTGCGCTGTCCGACCACGGGGTGCCGCGCGAGGAGGCGATCCTGCACGGGATCGGCTTCGGGCAGCACAACGGGTACGAGGCGATACGCGACCTTCTGGATAAGGCGGACGGGCGGCCGGAGTTCACCGCGGTGTTCGCGGGCGACGACGGGGTGGCCGCGGCGACGGTGGTGGCCCTGCGGGAGCGTGGGCTTCGGGTGCCGGATGACATCTCGGTGGTCGGCTACAACGACGACCCCGTGGCGGCGGACATCACTCCCGGGCTCACCACGGTCCACATCCCCGCGGAGGAGATGGGCCGTACGGCCGTGCGACTGGCGTTGAGCGGATCGCCCCGGGCGGGGCAGGAGAGGCATCTCCTGGGGACGCATATTGTGATCCGGGAGAGTGTGCGGGGGCTGCGGCTGGGGTGA
- a CDS encoding extracellular solute-binding protein — translation MSGSSMSRRTLLRSIAVGGAAVAAPSLLTACSTESGGGGSVSNADKKAAPWPTYTPAKGPKPDLAPSAEGVQPGFTKYPQKLIEATAEKPGTGKQKIKVMTITYGTPPKPAGSNKYWQAMNEALGVEVEFSVVPDADFRSKMSTLMSGDDLPDMINFGGGYVLPRESQFVKSRCADLSEHLSGDAVKDYPNLANIPTYAWEGMGRVAGRIYGLPIERAKVQGAMFINREAFDKAGYKPGMAAADFQTMAREASQNKKYALGASSVGFFGYLYHAMWHGAPNQWQIKNGKVTDMYGTDEFRAALEFMAKMRKSGSYNSDATSISQVDLKTQFYNGTVRSMTDGWGAAISNAQGIKDEFTLDAAVPYVVDGATPVYQQNRGCFGYTVIKKASKDRVKLMLRVLDWLASPFGSKEYELMHSGVEGTHFEYDKNGDPIPNSLGLVENRTNLPFAYLMDAPQPLYFPGFPDLTKRLHTWEQAVVPNLVRDDHWGLMSDTYNRQGASMQQIIEDGVTAIVSGRKKLSDWDAVYQKWQAQGGDKSHEEFSKEYEAAH, via the coding sequence GTGTCCGGTTCCTCGATGTCGCGCCGTACGCTGCTGCGCTCCATAGCCGTCGGCGGTGCCGCCGTCGCCGCGCCCTCCCTGCTCACCGCCTGTTCCACCGAGTCCGGCGGCGGCGGTTCGGTCTCCAACGCCGACAAGAAGGCGGCGCCCTGGCCGACGTACACACCCGCCAAGGGCCCGAAGCCCGATCTCGCGCCGAGTGCCGAAGGCGTACAGCCCGGCTTCACGAAGTACCCCCAGAAGCTGATCGAGGCGACCGCCGAGAAGCCGGGCACCGGCAAGCAGAAGATCAAGGTCATGACCATCACCTACGGCACCCCGCCGAAGCCGGCCGGATCGAACAAGTACTGGCAGGCGATGAACGAGGCGCTCGGCGTCGAGGTCGAGTTCTCGGTGGTGCCGGACGCGGACTTCCGCTCCAAGATGTCCACGCTGATGTCGGGCGACGACCTCCCCGACATGATCAACTTCGGTGGCGGGTACGTCCTGCCGCGCGAGTCGCAGTTCGTGAAGTCGCGCTGCGCGGACCTCTCGGAGCACCTGTCAGGGGACGCGGTCAAGGACTACCCGAACCTCGCCAACATCCCCACGTACGCGTGGGAGGGCATGGGCCGGGTCGCCGGGCGCATCTACGGCCTCCCGATCGAGCGCGCCAAGGTGCAGGGCGCGATGTTCATCAACCGCGAGGCCTTCGACAAGGCGGGCTACAAGCCGGGCATGGCGGCGGCCGACTTCCAGACGATGGCGCGCGAGGCCTCACAGAACAAGAAGTACGCGCTCGGCGCCTCCTCGGTCGGCTTCTTCGGCTACCTCTACCACGCGATGTGGCACGGGGCGCCGAACCAGTGGCAGATCAAGAACGGCAAGGTCACCGACATGTACGGGACCGACGAGTTCAGGGCCGCGCTCGAGTTCATGGCGAAGATGCGCAAGAGCGGCTCGTACAACTCCGACGCCACCTCGATCTCCCAGGTGGACCTGAAGACCCAGTTCTACAACGGCACGGTCCGCTCGATGACGGACGGCTGGGGCGCGGCCATCTCCAACGCGCAGGGCATCAAGGACGAGTTCACGCTGGACGCGGCCGTGCCGTACGTGGTCGACGGCGCGACGCCGGTCTACCAGCAGAACCGCGGCTGTTTCGGCTACACCGTGATCAAGAAGGCCTCCAAGGACCGCGTGAAGCTGATGCTGCGGGTCCTGGACTGGCTGGCTTCGCCCTTCGGCTCGAAGGAGTACGAGCTGATGCACTCGGGCGTCGAGGGCACGCACTTCGAGTACGACAAGAACGGCGACCCCATCCCCAACTCCCTCGGCCTGGTGGAGAACAGGACCAACCTGCCGTTCGCCTACCTCATGGACGCGCCGCAGCCGCTGTACTTCCCCGGCTTCCCCGACCTCACCAAGCGGCTGCACACCTGGGAGCAGGCGGTCGTGCCGAACCTGGTGCGCGACGACCACTGGGGCCTGATGTCGGACACGTACAACCGGCAGGGCGCGTCGATGCAGCAGATCATCGAGGACGGGGTCACGGCGATCGTCTCCGGCCGCAAGAAGCTGTCGGACTGGGACGCCGTCTACCAGAAGTGGCAGGCGCAGGGCGGCGACAAGTCCCACGAGGAGTTCTCCAAGGAGTACGAGGCCGCGCACTGA
- a CDS encoding carbohydrate ABC transporter permease yields the protein MEQPKPVTQVAKVLAIATILVLVFVPFLVIISTSFASNREVVANGGWVLWPEHPTLRAYEQVFAGGIVSKALGVSAGVTIIGTLASLACTTFLAYALSRPNVYGGKPILLVVLFTFLFPPGMIPAFLLVKGMGMLESYSALIVPVLINVFNLVVLRGFFQGIPEEMYEAARLDGAGDWQILWRIVLPLSKAALAVVGLFYAVSYWNAWFHASIYLESDHWPLQQVLRTYVMGGSQIADTGLSDASNVSAPQTMQMAVLVIATVPILIVYPFLQKYFTKGVLTGAIKS from the coding sequence ATGGAGCAGCCGAAGCCCGTCACCCAGGTGGCCAAGGTCCTTGCGATCGCCACCATCCTGGTCCTGGTCTTCGTCCCCTTCCTCGTCATCATCTCGACGTCGTTCGCCTCGAACCGCGAGGTCGTCGCCAACGGCGGCTGGGTCCTGTGGCCCGAGCACCCGACCCTGCGCGCCTACGAGCAGGTCTTCGCGGGCGGCATCGTCTCCAAGGCGCTCGGGGTGAGCGCCGGGGTGACGATCATCGGCACCCTCGCCTCCCTCGCGTGCACCACGTTCCTGGCGTACGCGCTGAGCCGCCCGAACGTGTACGGCGGCAAGCCGATCCTCCTCGTCGTCCTGTTCACCTTCCTCTTCCCGCCCGGCATGATCCCCGCGTTCCTGCTGGTCAAGGGCATGGGAATGCTGGAGAGCTACAGCGCCCTGATCGTCCCGGTCCTCATCAACGTCTTCAATCTGGTCGTGCTCCGCGGCTTCTTCCAGGGGATCCCCGAGGAGATGTACGAGGCGGCGCGGCTCGACGGCGCGGGCGACTGGCAGATCCTGTGGCGGATCGTGCTCCCGCTCTCCAAGGCGGCCCTCGCGGTCGTCGGCCTCTTCTACGCGGTCAGCTACTGGAACGCCTGGTTCCATGCCTCGATCTATCTGGAGTCCGACCACTGGCCGCTCCAGCAGGTCCTTCGTACGTACGTCATGGGCGGCTCCCAGATAGCCGACACCGGCCTGAGCGACGCCTCGAACGTCTCGGCCCCGCAGACGATGCAGATGGCCGTCCTGGTGATCGCCACCGTGCCGATCCTGATCGTCTACCCCTTCCTGCAGAAGTACTTCACCAAGGGCGTGCTCACCGGCGCCATCAAGAGCTGA
- a CDS encoding sugar ABC transporter permease — translation MAPGVAYFLAFHYGAFIGNAVAFKEYVPFDGLWASPWVGLENFDRMFGDPDFWHATWNTLFLAVLQLVFFFPVPLGLALLLHSLTSDLTRRFVQSVVYLPHFLSWVIVVALFQQVLADTGLLNSVLGQAGLHSVDIIGNPDAYPALVVAQVVWKDAGWGTIIFLAALMQVDEQQYEAAAIDGAGPWRRFWHVTLPAIRPVVILLLIMRLGDILSVGFEQMLLQRQSVGPEAGEVLDTFVFWQGIVGGDTGYAAAAGLFKGVVGAILVFAANKVAHRLGEQGVYK, via the coding sequence ATGGCGCCGGGCGTCGCGTACTTCCTGGCCTTCCACTACGGCGCGTTCATCGGCAACGCCGTGGCCTTCAAGGAGTACGTCCCCTTCGACGGCCTGTGGGCCAGCCCCTGGGTCGGCCTCGAGAACTTCGACCGGATGTTCGGCGACCCGGACTTCTGGCACGCGACCTGGAACACCCTGTTCCTCGCGGTGCTCCAGCTGGTCTTCTTCTTCCCGGTCCCGCTCGGCCTCGCCCTGCTCCTGCACAGCCTGACGTCGGACCTGACGCGGCGCTTCGTGCAGTCGGTGGTCTATCTGCCGCACTTCCTGTCGTGGGTCATCGTCGTCGCCCTCTTCCAGCAGGTGCTCGCCGACACCGGACTGCTCAACTCCGTGCTGGGGCAGGCCGGTCTGCACTCCGTCGACATCATCGGCAACCCGGACGCGTACCCCGCGCTCGTCGTCGCGCAGGTCGTCTGGAAGGACGCCGGCTGGGGCACGATCATCTTCCTCGCCGCGCTGATGCAGGTGGACGAGCAGCAGTACGAGGCCGCCGCGATCGACGGCGCGGGGCCCTGGCGCCGCTTCTGGCACGTGACGCTGCCCGCGATCCGGCCGGTCGTCATCCTGCTCCTCATCATGCGGCTCGGCGACATCCTCTCCGTCGGCTTCGAACAGATGCTGCTGCAACGGCAGTCGGTCGGCCCCGAGGCCGGAGAGGTCCTGGACACCTTCGTCTTCTGGCAGGGCATCGTCGGCGGCGACACCGGATACGCCGCGGCAGCCGGCCTGTTCAAGGGCGTGGTCGGCGCGATTCTCGTCTTCGCGGCCAACAAGGTCGCCCATCGCCTCGGCGAGCAGGGGGTCTACAAGTGA
- a CDS encoding hydroxyacid dehydrogenase: MSADVAERVFAPDIRERLAHSVELAPALLAGPLTGADARAVLADAEILITGWNCPPVTADVLAYAPRLRALVHAAGSVKPVVTDALWDRGVVVSSAADANAGPVVAFALAAITFAAKGALSTAARYSEGWPPFTERTGADARTIGVIGASRIGRGVIAALRASDAGWRVLLTDPYVTGEEAAGLGVELVPLPELCRRSTVVSIHAPQLPETQGMVSEVMLKLIPDGGTVINTARGSLIDTEALARECGTGRLDAFLDVTSPEPLPQGHPLLMLPNVLVTPHIAGAQGSEVRRLGEHAVGEVERFVRGEPLRGRLRREDLPRLA; encoded by the coding sequence ATGAGCGCCGATGTGGCGGAGCGGGTGTTCGCACCGGACATCCGCGAACGGCTCGCCCACAGCGTGGAGTTGGCGCCCGCCCTGCTCGCCGGGCCGCTCACCGGGGCCGATGCGCGGGCGGTGCTGGCAGACGCGGAGATCCTGATCACCGGGTGGAACTGTCCGCCGGTCACGGCGGACGTCCTCGCGTACGCTCCTCGGCTGCGGGCCCTCGTCCATGCCGCCGGATCGGTGAAACCCGTGGTGACGGACGCCCTTTGGGACCGGGGGGTGGTGGTGTCCTCGGCGGCCGACGCCAACGCGGGCCCCGTCGTCGCCTTCGCGCTCGCCGCGATCACCTTCGCCGCGAAGGGGGCGCTGTCCACAGCCGCCCGCTACAGCGAGGGGTGGCCGCCCTTCACGGAGCGGACGGGCGCGGACGCGCGCACCATCGGCGTCATCGGGGCGTCGCGTATCGGCCGTGGGGTCATCGCGGCGCTGCGCGCGTCCGACGCGGGGTGGCGTGTGCTGCTCACCGATCCGTACGTCACGGGGGAGGAGGCCGCCGGCCTCGGCGTGGAGCTGGTCCCGCTGCCCGAGCTGTGCCGCCGCAGCACCGTCGTCAGCATTCACGCGCCCCAACTCCCCGAGACCCAGGGGATGGTGAGCGAGGTGATGCTGAAGCTGATCCCGGACGGCGGGACCGTCATCAACACGGCGCGGGGCTCATTGATCGATACCGAGGCGTTGGCCCGGGAGTGCGGGACGGGGCGCCTGGACGCGTTCCTCGACGTCACGTCGCCGGAGCCGCTGCCGCAGGGGCATCCGCTGCTGATGCTTCCGAACGTCCTTGTGACCCCGCACATCGCCGGGGCGCAGGGCAGTGAGGTGCGGCGCCTGGGGGAGCACGCGGTGGGGGAGGTGGAGCGGTTCGTGCGCGGCGAGCCGTTGCGGGGCCGCCTGCGCCGGGAAGATCTGCCGCGGCTGGCCTGA
- a CDS encoding glutamine synthetase family protein, with protein MDKQQEFVLRTLEERDIRFVRLWFTDVLGFLKSVAVAPAELEQAFDEGIGFDGSAIEGFARVYESDMIAKPDPSTFQVLPWRAEAPGTARMFCDILMPDGSPSFADPRYVLKRALAKTSDLGFTFYTHPEIEFFLLKDKPLDGSRPTPADNSGYFDHTPQNVGMDFRRQAITMLESMGISVEFSHHEGAPGQQEIDLRYADALSTADNIMTFRLVMKQVALEQGVQATFMPKPFSEHPGSGMHTHLSLFEGDRNAFYESGSEYQLSKVGRSFIAGLLKHAAEISAVTNQWVNSYKRIWGGSERTAGAGGEAPSYICWGHNNRSALIRVPMYKPGKTGSARVEVRSIDSGANPYLTYAVLLAAGLKGIEEGYELPPGADDDVWALSDGERRAMGIEPLPQNLGEAIALMERSELVAETLGEHVYDFFLRNKKQEWEEYRSEVTAFELRKNLPVL; from the coding sequence ATGGACAAGCAGCAGGAATTCGTGCTCCGGACTCTGGAGGAGCGCGACATCCGGTTCGTACGCCTGTGGTTCACGGATGTCCTCGGCTTCCTGAAATCGGTCGCGGTGGCACCCGCCGAGCTGGAGCAGGCCTTCGACGAGGGCATCGGCTTCGACGGATCGGCCATCGAGGGCTTCGCCCGGGTGTACGAATCGGACATGATCGCCAAGCCGGACCCCTCGACCTTCCAGGTCCTGCCCTGGCGCGCGGAGGCCCCCGGCACGGCCCGGATGTTCTGCGACATCCTCATGCCGGACGGCTCGCCGTCCTTCGCGGACCCGCGTTACGTCCTCAAGCGGGCCCTCGCCAAGACCTCGGACCTCGGGTTCACCTTCTACACCCACCCCGAGATCGAGTTCTTCCTCCTGAAGGACAAGCCGCTGGACGGCTCGCGGCCCACCCCCGCCGACAACTCCGGCTACTTCGACCACACCCCGCAGAACGTGGGCATGGACTTCCGCCGCCAGGCCATCACCATGCTCGAATCCATGGGCATCTCGGTCGAGTTCAGCCACCACGAGGGGGCTCCCGGTCAGCAGGAGATCGACCTCCGTTACGCGGACGCGCTCTCCACGGCCGACAACATCATGACCTTCCGCCTGGTCATGAAGCAGGTCGCCCTGGAGCAGGGCGTGCAGGCCACCTTCATGCCGAAGCCGTTCTCCGAGCACCCGGGCAGCGGCATGCACACGCACCTGTCGTTGTTCGAGGGTGACCGCAACGCGTTCTACGAGTCCGGCTCCGAGTACCAGCTCTCCAAGGTCGGCCGCTCCTTCATCGCGGGCCTCCTGAAGCACGCCGCCGAGATCTCCGCGGTCACCAACCAGTGGGTGAACTCCTACAAGCGCATCTGGGGCGGCTCGGAGCGCACGGCGGGCGCGGGCGGCGAGGCACCGTCGTACATCTGCTGGGGCCACAACAACCGCTCGGCGCTGATCCGCGTCCCGATGTACAAGCCCGGCAAGACCGGCTCGGCGCGGGTGGAGGTCCGCTCGATCGACTCGGGCGCGAACCCCTATCTGACGTACGCCGTGCTGCTCGCCGCGGGCCTCAAGGGCATCGAGGAGGGGTACGAACTGCCGCCGGGCGCCGACGACGACGTATGGGCGCTGAGTGACGGCGAGCGTCGCGCGATGGGGATCGAGCCGCTGCCGCAGAACCTCGGCGAGGCGATTGCGCTGATGGAGCGCAGTGAGCTGGTCGCCGAGACGCTCGGCGAGCACGTCTATGACTTTTTCCTCCGGAACAAGAAGCAGGAGTGGGAGGAGTACAGGTCAGAGGTGACGGCCTTTGAGCTGAGGAAGAACCTCCCGGTGCTGTAG
- a CDS encoding VOC family protein, whose translation MEYTLEVIPLPVSDVDRAKEFYRDKLGFHVDIDTEVMPGMRIVQLTPPGSGCSIALADTLWDTMEGPTPAAGSYQGLQLCVSDAKAAHAELTARGLDVSEPVAHAPQDGGTFMYFKDPDGNGWAIQEYRVRATTPLRDAIVSAP comes from the coding sequence ATGGAATACACACTCGAGGTGATCCCGCTCCCCGTCAGCGACGTCGACCGGGCCAAGGAGTTCTACCGCGACAAGCTCGGCTTCCATGTGGACATCGACACGGAGGTCATGCCGGGCATGCGCATCGTCCAGCTGACCCCGCCGGGCTCCGGCTGCTCCATCGCCCTCGCCGACACGCTCTGGGACACGATGGAAGGACCGACCCCGGCCGCGGGCTCGTACCAGGGCCTCCAGCTGTGCGTCTCCGACGCGAAGGCGGCGCATGCGGAGCTGACCGCGCGGGGCCTCGATGTCTCCGAGCCGGTGGCTCACGCGCCGCAGGACGGCGGGACGTTCATGTACTTCAAGGACCCGGATGGCAACGGCTGGGCGATCCAGGAGTATCGCGTAAGGGCCACGACACCCCTGCGGGACGCGATTGTCAGCGCCCCGTAG